GGCGTCTCCCCAGGGGAGGTCGGAGACGATCAGGTCGAAGGAGCGCGCGGGGAGGCCAGTCTGGAGGGCGTCCACCTGGGCGACCTCGACCTCGCGCCCGGCGGCCTGGAGGTTGGCGCGGGCGCACTCGACGGCGCGGGGGTCGGTGTCCACCCCCACCATCGACGTGTAGGGGCCGAGCAGGGCCCGCTCGACGAGGAGGGTGCCGCTGCCGCTCATGGGGTTGAAGATGCGGTCCTCCTCGCGCTGCCCGGCGAGCTTGTGGAGGGCGAAGGCGACCGTCGCGTTCAGGCCGCCCCCCAGGTTGCACACCCGCCACGCGCGGGCGGAGAGGGGCCGGGGCGTGATACGCGCGAGAACCTCCCAGCCGGGGCCGTCCTCCTGCGGGCGCAGCCGGATCAGGAGTTCGCCCTCCCCCGGGTCGAAGGGGAGGTCCAGGGCCGATTGCAACTCGTCCGCGATGCGCGCCATCACGCTCGACTCGCGCCCCGCCGCCGCCAGCCGGAAGGAGCGGTGACCGCCGAGGCGCACCACCTCGCCCAGGTAGGCCGTCAGCTCCCCAAACTGCTGGTGCCCCAGCAGGCCGCGCGGGCGGGGCACGTCCCAGGCCTGCACCCGGGAGACGGCGACCGAGCCGCGCAGCCGGGTCAGTCGCTCGGGGTCGCCGGGGTACCAGAAGCGCGGGCCGCGGATATCGCGCGCCAGGGGGACGGCCGCCAGTTCCGCCGCCGCGACCTCCTCCAGGCCGGGCAGGGCCTCGGTGACGTACTCGTGGGCGGGCTGGCGGGCGCGGTGGTCTCCCTGGGGGCGCCTCGGGCGGTGGGGGCGGGAACTTCCGGAGCGGGGGGGACGCGGCATAGCAGGGCAGTATAGAGGGCGGGGGGCCGGTGATAGAATCGCCCGTTTCCCTATGTCACTTCCCCCTCCCCCCCGAACGTCCGTTGACTCGGCGGCGCGCGTCCGCAAAGGCCCCCTCTCGCGGATCGGCTCGCGGGTCAGTCCGCCGCAACTGATCGCGCTCTCGTTCGCGGTGGGCATCCTGGTGGGGGCGGCCCTGCTCACCCTGCCGCTCACGCACGGGCCGGGCCGCGGCGTGACCTTCCTGCAAGCCCTCTTCACCGCCACGAGCGCCCTGTGCGTGACGGGCCTGAACGTCGTGGACCCGGCGCGCGACTTCAACCGCCTCGGGCAGGTGGTCATCCTGATCCTGATTCAGGTCGGCGGGCTGGGGATCATCACCTTCGGGACCGTCTTCGCGCTCCTCACCCGGCGGCGGGTGAACTACAGCGAGCGTATCCGGCTGGCCCAGCAGGTCAGCGCCTTCAGCGCGGGCGACGTGGTGCCGCTGATCCGCAACATCTTCCTCTACACCTTCGTGATCGAGGGGGTCGGCGCCCTGCTCCTCGCCCTGCGCTTCGTGCCGCTGGAGGGCTGGGGGCGGGGGCTGTTCTACGCGGTCTTCCACTCGGTGAGTGCCTTCAACAACGCGGGCTTCGCGCTCTACAGCGACAACTACCTGCGCTTCGTGGGGGACCCCCTGGTGAGTCTGGTCACCGCCTTCCTCATCATCCTGGGCGGGCTGGGCTTTCTGGTGCAGCTCAACGTGGTCGCGCACCTGCTGAGTCCCCGGCGCCACCGCCTGCTCGTCCACAGCAAGCTCACCCTGACGATGACGGGGGT
This genomic interval from Deinococcus aestuarii contains the following:
- a CDS encoding methyltransferase domain-containing protein → MPRPPRSGSSRPHRPRRPQGDHRARQPAHEYVTEALPGLEEVAAAELAAVPLARDIRGPRFWYPGDPERLTRLRGSVAVSRVQAWDVPRPRGLLGHQQFGELTAYLGEVVRLGGHRSFRLAAAGRESSVMARIADELQSALDLPFDPGEGELLIRLRPQEDGPGWEVLARITPRPLSARAWRVCNLGGGLNATVAFALHKLAGQREEDRIFNPMSGSGTLLVERALLGPYTSMVGVDTDPRAVECARANLQAAGREVEVAQVDALQTGLPARSFDLIVSDLPWGDAIGDHRANAALYPAFLTEMHRLCSRHGRLVVLTHEIRLFERLLREQTGWHARELFQVYSGGHHPKAYLLGKT
- a CDS encoding TrkH family potassium uptake protein, with the translated sequence MSLPPPPRTSVDSAARVRKGPLSRIGSRVSPPQLIALSFAVGILVGAALLTLPLTHGPGRGVTFLQALFTATSALCVTGLNVVDPARDFNRLGQVVILILIQVGGLGIITFGTVFALLTRRRVNYSERIRLAQQVSAFSAGDVVPLIRNIFLYTFVIEGVGALLLALRFVPLEGWGRGLFYAVFHSVSAFNNAGFALYSDNYLRFVGDPLVSLVTAFLIILGGLGFLVQLNVVAHLLSPRRHRLLVHSKLTLTMTGVLLLVGTLTYLGLEWNNPRTLAPLGLGDKLLASFFQSVVTRTAGFNTLDYGAMGLATLFISIILMFIGANPGSTGGGIKTSTFYVMMASAWSMVRGRGEVVLFGRRIDRETVIRAMTVGLLSIGLVNTMFILLLVFNTNPNILFVQLFFEAVSAFATVGLSMNATPLLNPAQEVILILLMYLGRIGPLTFAVAFNSREAADLVRYPAEKDILIG